In Raphanus sativus cultivar WK10039 unplaced genomic scaffold, ASM80110v3 Scaffold0791, whole genome shotgun sequence, the following proteins share a genomic window:
- the LOC108829725 gene encoding receptor-like serine/threonine-protein kinase SD1-8, translating into MIILSVIVFFFWKRREKQAKADAIPNVGNRVLMNEVVIPRKKRNLTGEDEVEELELPLIEFEAVVTATEHFSDCKKIGEGGFGIVYKGRLVDGQEVAVKRLSEMSAQGTHEFMNEVRLIAKLQHKNLVQLLGCCVYEGEKILIYEYLENLSLDSHLFDETRSCMLNWQMRFDIINGIARGLLYLHQDSRFRIIHRDLKASNVLLDKNMTPKISDFGMARIFGGDETEANTRKVVGTYGYMSPEYAMNGTFSMKSDVFSFGVLLLEIISGKRNKGFCDSDSNLNLLGCVWRKWKEGQGLEIVDRVIIDSSSPTFRPREILRCMQIGLVCVQERVEDRPMMSSLILMLGSEAALIPQPKHPGYCVSGSSYSSWSKRPDDEFCTVNQITMSIIDAR; encoded by the exons ATGATTATTCTGAGTGTTATcgtgtttttcttttggaagaggagagagaagcaAGCAAAAGCAGATGCAATACCTAATG TGGGTAACCGAGTTCTAATGAACGAGGTGGTGATACCAAGAAAGAAGAGGAATTTGACTGGAGAAGACGAAGTAGAAGAATTGGAACTTCCGTTGATAGAGTTTGAAGCTGTTGTCACAGCCACCGAACATTTCTCTGATTGTAAAAAGATCGGAGAAGGTGGGTTTGGTATTGTTTACAAG GGAAGGTTAGTTGACGGGCAAGAAGTTGCGGTGAAGAGACTATCAGAAATGTCAGCTCAAGGCACCCATGAGTTCATGAACGAAGTTAGGCTAATTGCAAAGCTTCAGCATAAAAATCTTGTCCAACTTCTTGGCTGTTGCGTTTATGAGGGCGAGAAGATCTTAATCTACGAGTACTTGGAGAATCTAAGCCTCGATTCTCATCTCTTTG ATGAAACCAGAAGCTGTATGTTAAATTGGCAAATGAGATTTGATATTATCAACGGTATTGCCCGAGGGCTTCTGTATCTTCACCAAGATTCACGCTTTAGAATCATCCATAGGGATTTGAAAGCAAGCAATGTCTTACTTGATAAAAATATGACTCCAAAGATCTCGGATTTCGGGATGGCAAGGATATTTGGAGGGGATGAGACGGAAGCTAACACGAGGAAGGTGGTCGGAACTTA TGGCTACATGTCTCCAGAATATGCGATGAACGGGACATTCTCAATGAAGTCAGATGTGTTCAGTTTTGGGGTCTTGCTTCTTGAAATTATAAGTGGCAAGAGGAATAAAGGCTTCTGCGACTCGGATAGTAACCTTAATCTTCTCGGATGT GTGTggaggaagtggaaagaaggtCAAGGTCTAGAGATAGTAGACAGGGTCATAATAGATTCTTCATCACCAACGTTCAGGCCACGTGAAATCTTAAGATGCATGCAGATTGGCCTCGTGTGTGTTCAAGAACGTGTAGAGGATAGACCAATGATGTCATCACTAATTTTGATGCTTGGTAGTGAAGCTGCATTGATTCCTCAACCTAAACATCCAGGTTATTGCGTCAGCGGAAGTTCTTATTCTAGTTGGAGCAAACGGCCTGACGATGAATTTTGCACAGTGAACCAAATCACCATGTCGATCATTGACGCTCGGTAA